The Streptococcus sp. oral taxon 431 nucleotide sequence ACTTGGACGAACAAGGCCTGATAAGGTACGAAGGATGGTTGTTTTACCAGCACCGTTTGCACCGATAAGGGAAACAACTTCTCCTTCATTTACTTCAAAGCTCACATCACGTACAGCTTGAATCATACCATAGTGTACTGAGAGGTTTTCAACTTTTAACATAGACATTAGGCTTCACCTCCAAGATATGCTTCGATAACACGTTTATTACTCTTGATTTCATCTGGTGTCCCATGAGCAATCAAACGACCGTACTCTAGAACATAGATACGCTCCGTAACTTCCATAACCAAGTTCATATCATGTTCAATCAGCATGATGGTGATTTTGAATTCATCCTTAATACGACGAATCAACTCAGTCAATTCTGCAGTTTCTTGTGGATTCATACCCGCTGCAGGCTCATCCAAGAAGAGGATTTTAGGTTCTGTAGCAAGAGCACGAACAATTTCCAAACGACGTTGTTGACCATAGGCTAAATTTTTAGCTAGAGTTTCAGCATCTCCATCCAAATCAAAGATTTTTAGTAATTCTAAGGCTTTAGCTTTCAATTCTTTTTCATTCTTATAAAAAGCTGGTAAGCGCAAGAAACTTGCAAAAACATGTTGTTTATGATGATTGCTAAATGCAATCAGAACGTTATCCAAAACTGTCAAGTCTTTAAAAAGGCGGATATTTTGGAAGGTACGCCCTAAACCAAGAGATGCGATTTTATAGGGTTGCTTGCCATTTAACAAGTGACCATCCAAGGTTACTGTCCCTTCGCTTGGTTCATAAACACCTGTCAACAAGTTGAAGAGGGTTGTTTTCCCAGCACCATTCGGTCCAATCAAACCAACAAGTTCACCTTCGTTCAATTCGAGAGTGACGTCCCCAACGGCTGTCAGACCACCAAAATGTTTGGTTAAATTTTTTACTTCAAGCAATGCCATTAGTTTTGTCCCTCCTTCTTACCTTTTTTAAAGAGACGTGATAGGCTCAATTCCCAAGTCCCAAGAAGACCACCTGGTCTGAAGATCATAACGAGTACTAAGGCCAAAGCATAGATAATCATACGAACGCTGGCCACGTCTTGAAGGAGCATGTTCAAGATTCCAAGCACGATTGCAGCAACAATTGCCCCTGTAATGGATCCTAAACCACCAAATACAACGATAATCAATACATTGATAGAGTTGATGAACGTATAATCTTTTGGTACGACTGATCCGATAAATCCTGACTGAAGACTACCAGCGATACTTGCAGTAACAGCACCAAAAACAAAAGCGATGATTTTAATTTTTGTAGTATTTACTCCTACTGACTCAGCAGCAATCTCATCTTCACGAACAGATAAGGTTAAACGCCCGATAGGACTACGAAGGAAATTGAGAGTAGCAATCGTTGTAATCACAGCAAAGAAATATACCATTTGCCAAGTTGTAAAGTTAGGAAT carries:
- a CDS encoding ABC transporter ATP-binding protein; its protein translation is MALLEVKNLTKHFGGLTAVGDVTLELNEGELVGLIGPNGAGKTTLFNLLTGVYEPSEGTVTLDGHLLNGKQPYKIASLGLGRTFQNIRLFKDLTVLDNVLIAFSNHHKQHVFASFLRLPAFYKNEKELKAKALELLKIFDLDGDAETLAKNLAYGQQRRLEIVRALATEPKILFLDEPAAGMNPQETAELTELIRRIKDEFKITIMLIEHDMNLVMEVTERIYVLEYGRLIAHGTPDEIKSNKRVIEAYLGGEA
- a CDS encoding branched-chain amino acid ABC transporter permease, yielding MKENLKVNILWLFLLLLGYGLISLLVSVGVLNLFHIQIIEQIGINIILAVGLNLIVGFSGQFSLGHAGFMAIGAYAAAIIGSKSPTYGAFFGAMLLGAIIAGLVALVVGIPTLRLKGDYLAVATLGVAEIIRIFIINGGSLTNGAAGILGIPNFTTWQMVYFFAVITTIATLNFLRSPIGRLTLSVREDEIAAESVGVNTTKIKIIAFVFGAVTASIAGSLQSGFIGSVVPKDYTFINSINVLIIVVFGGLGSITGAIVAAIVLGILNMLLQDVASVRMIIYALALVLVMIFRPGGLLGTWELSLSRLFKKGKKEGQN